Genomic segment of Panicum virgatum strain AP13 chromosome 2K, P.virgatum_v5, whole genome shotgun sequence:
TAAGGAAATTCAGGAAATCATGATATGCACTAAGGTACATTTTAggacaaaaaaatcacacaggTCTTCTCATTAGCCCAGATTCGATCAATTTGGAGATCAAATAAGCATAAGCAATTCAGCATACATGATTGTGCCATTGTTATACTGCAACAGATCAGGAATACCTCCTTTTTAGTAGTTCAATATAAACAGACCTAAATACTGCATTCACCCAAATAGTGACAGGAAGTCTATAGTGTACTATACTATCTACTTATAGAAAATTAGAAAACAAACAAACTGGAAACTTTCGATCACGAAGCTTACTTTATGTGAtatgaaataaaaaatttggAGGTAAACAATGATCATGGGGCCATGACCGAAATGTACCAAATTAAAACTACATGCCATGTTCCTCTCTGTTCCAAGACTCCACAATCATATACTTGAGTGTTTGTAACTTGTTACTTTTTTCtgaggaaaaaaaggaaaatgaatAACAATATAAATTAATAAATATGTCGGCCCCTCTGCACTACCAACCATAGATGCTTGCCGAATAGCaattctatctttttttttcaactcGATTAACCGTTTTGTACAGTCCACCTTTTACTTTGTTTTACAATCTTGACAAGAATGAGTGAAAGGTCAGCCTAACAAGAAGGTACCCAACTCTGCAACACCTGGAGATGATGAAATGAAATCACTAGTTACAAAAAAACTTCTCGGCGCCAGGTAATTATGAACTAGAAAGTACGCACAGCAATACCATAATCTCCCTATACAGTACCATGCTTTTGCAATTCTACCCCATGGCTGCAAAATCTGCCATAAACCCACAACCACAGAACCATACAGCTTACAGCTTAGTTCCCCTGCTAATAAACCCCTCTGAAGACAATTTCGTATTTTCGTTGGGTGAAACACAAGTCACACATACAATAGGCAGCCGTCGCCACGAAAGTTAAAGAACTTTAGGCCCGAAATAGGGGGGAAAAACAACGCAAAACCCTTAAACCTGTACCCTCCCACAAAttgattaaatcaaataaagatTATATCACTAGCACCTACACGGCTACACCGGAGCAAGGAATCTTTTCCTTCAGACCAAGAACCCCTTCAATTCTTTGATCTCAAGGCCAATCTCTACCAGGACCCCTACGGCTTTCAGCTAGATTCAGATTAATCCCAACCCCCGGTGGAACCGGTGATAGTTAGCTCAAAGCAGCCAGAGCAACATCTGCCGGCGGCCCAGCTCGAAAGGAAAAGCAAGACAaacgcacggcggcgcagaccAAAAAGCAGGGAGCGGAGGAGACGGAAACGGGGCGCCCGGATCGTACCTCGTGTTGGCAGCGGAGAGGAATCGACGGCCGGCGGCTGCGGGCtcggagcggcggtggcggaggcaacgaggcgagggggaggaggaaagGTGGTGGCGTCTCGCTTTGGCTTTCGTTTGCTCGCGCACGAGTGGGAGCCCGGGCCCACTTGAAGGCGGCTCCGCTTCTAGCGCGTGCTGTGCTGCGGGCCTGGGCCGGGCCGGGTCGAATaaagctttttttttatttttatatttttcaaaatcgttttttacataaatatattttcggtttcataatttacaattTTGTACCCTATCGCCCAGCCGCGGGGCGGCCCGCCCCCTGCTGCCGGGCGGTAGAGACatgaatgtaaataaaatttatttttaatcgtaTTTTGGCCCCTGGGGGAGGCCGCCGCCCGACCCTCTATATAAAAGGCTGagctcccccctcccctctcatttgcttcccacgacatccagagagggggagggagagaggaggggtaaGGGAGAGAGTTGCAGCGGCGAAACCCTGCCGGATGtcaacctcacggagggacccagtttagtaccatggcaccagctgcagggatgtcatttcaaccaacacaggcaTCACCACGATATTTCGGTAAatatatagtccatatcttaatttcaattaattttggtatgaagtctaatttcttttacatttatatataggatcacaacacttatatgatgcgggaccttcttcgtattaccctatggcgacagcagaaggaacgcaagATAAATACCTAATTCGTAACCCGAATTTATCATGTTTttcttatttctatgaatattttaaataatttgaacggtttacagAATCGCGTcaccagcttcctgatatgggtacttcttcgtatccaccaccaacaggtacgcatgatgaatatgtacccaaataaatgacttataagacgatgattaagatatTTTAATTGCTACTGCATAAGAGCCACACAAGATACCTTGGAGGCGAACTTCGAAGactggagtcggttattttctacacctaactAGCAGCCCGATCAtaccttccagacacctgtggccaccggacgtccaggtagagacgtagggcctccagacCGACACACATAccctacagaccacgtccacgcacagcgtaaaagaggtcgacatggccagggtcgatcctaccttccagacacctgtggccaccggacatccaggtagagacgtagggcctccaAACCGACACGCATAccctacagaccacgtccacgcacagcgtaaaagaggtcgacatggccaaggtggttaggaggtgcttctagttgtttttgtatttttgttatgaACATGTCGTCAtattatacttatttcgttcttatgcatcacctatttcgttctcagttgcgtatgtgtatgaattgctaaattataatttttatattcatctactttactaacgatttttatttctatccaaaatatctaaaaccacatctaatgccGCACTGCCGCACTGGCGTTCAAGGTTTATCTTGGGaggaggggcctgccgcccccctgccggtcGGCTGCctggcctaccgccccgccaccgggcggcgggtacctgccgcccggctgccgggcggcggtCTCTCCCCAGGAGCCAAAATGCGATTAAAATAAATTTTCTTTACATTCAGATctctaccgcccggcaggagggcgaTAGggtgccggccgccccgcagccggcggtaggggtacaaaactgtaaattataaaaccgaaaatatatttctgtaaaaaacgattttgaaaaatataaaaataaaaaaacgctcGAATAAAGCCCGAATGcttttgtttcgatcgggctgCTTATTAGACTCGGCCCACTAAGACTATCGgatcaaaaaaaatttaggttGTGACGTGCTTCACGACTATAGGTAATTTAGAGCGTGAGAGATCATAATAAATGTTTAATCAGCTAAGGTGTGTTttccttgctgatttttttaaaaaataacttgTTTGGCTGTATTTCTTTTTGCTTGTATCACAGTGCGCTCGTAGAAACAAAAGCATCGTGGCGCATATGATTATTTTCACAGAGGTATTCCATGTTAAGAAAGACTAGGGAAAAAAATGTTAGATGTAAAATTGTAAATAACATAATGACATTAATACATGATGTAAAATCATCCAGTGTTGTATCATTATACAATTTATTTGACTGgctatatttttaaaatatataatGTCTTAAACTTTGGTTCGGATATTCCTGGTGTATCCTCCGCTCAGACTGATTGTTAAAATCATCAGGAAACTTTTTGTTTCAATCGGGCTGCTTTTTGTCACAgtcctgcaaaaaaaaatgaaatgaatTTTCCCCgccgggcccacacgtcagcctccttccctccctcctctgttttgcTCGGTGCCGCACCGCACGCGTCGCCCGTCGCCGGCGTTCAACCTCGCGAGAcgcgccacgtgccggccatcttCGCGTTCCGTGCCGCCGCTTCACTCTTCCCCTCGCCCTTTCCTTATCTGCGCACGACCGGCCTCGCttccccgcaaaccctagccccgtTCCCCTTCTCCGCCCGCTGCCGCTCCGAGCtctgctcgccgcccgccgccgcgattcgccgCCCTCGGTGAGTGCCGCGCCGATTCTTCGCGGGGGGAGCATCGCCTAACCCTCCTCGACCCATTCCCCTCCTCACCCGgccctttcccctcccctgcagggctgccgccgcgccggttcgccgcgcgcgccgcccctgtTCGTCGCGCCGCACGTCCGCCGCTGCTCCTTGCTTGCGtcaccgccggtgaggctcgccgccacctcctcatctccccttccccgctctggccctgcctcgccgcgccgcctcgcgccgccgtccgccggcgccgccgcgtcgcgcacgccgcgcgcgtgggcgcgccCAGGCGCGGGGTCAAGGCAGGCCttggccttgacccggcctggtggtgccgcccgcccccctgggcccacctgtcggtggccggggtggctgCCCTCGGGTGTGCCTAGCTTTTAGCTAGGGTTTTATTAGGTTTTATATTTCTGCAAACTTgcaaaatttgtagaaattcatgtataactccaaaaattatgaaacttattttgttggattcctctaaatgaaatctacttaggaaaattattgttttgcatgttaccttgctatagatttatctatagttttatcttgcaaaagtgagtttaatgcttatttatttgtgctttgctctaaaaattccaaactaaattttgttagactccttgtgaggtgtagttttcagtggtgcaacttgttcaCATGTTTCCTTGCTGTTTATTAAAGTTTTAGTTTGTTTTTTTATGCTTTATatgaaaatggtttaatatagaactttgcGCTGGAAAGTGGTAAAATGGCAAAACaagttttgttagccttgtgttCCTGCCTAGTTTccatgataattttcttggatttgtttagctAAGTTTGGATGCCTTTCCCGAtttatcttgcttagagtagctgaaaattAATCTATTTATGGTTATTTACAGGAAAATACTTTTGCttcaaaaccaattttcatgagttctttgcattgtcctctgcatgctcaaattgtttcatgatttatgcttatTGTTAAGTtgatttcttaattcttgcattgcattcatgcattatagtgaccgagccgtcggagaacgaacccgtagagcccaccgagtccgtggagcctgaacccgaaatcccgttcgtggtcgagcccgaagttaacccaggcaagcagctaagcatgattccttacttctatttaatctgagttagttagttacatcaccgggtaatgtggggttatatagtatgtattgcatttttatATCTATCTTTATGCATAATccatccttgatttgttatccctattcttggcactagttagttagttaattacttaacttgactagatgcttagccctgcttagaatacttctattgctcgctagacaggaatggtttggaggatcacacttaccgataatccttgatcgcactggtttggttgggttgttaagagtttggtagtatcgagattcgagcggaatgttagggcctagagaatgaagtcacatgggcatagtccgcttggatcgattaaggaccgagtggacgacgtcggttttgaacacctttccgtgctaccacatatccaatataatggtatggatgagccaattaccttctttgacttgatcattgatgtgcagtgctagctacgtggctacgggctatgcagagaggcttagtgtgtccccaggtggacttatgtgtaggaaagtttagaaatgtccctggtggaactaagtctctactcgtaagctaggtgtgaggttcaatgatcgagacttgttgggaacggttgacgtgagtacccccttgcccggcgtgatcggttgggtgagtcgcatggtcctcgcgtcgtgtgggtaaagtagtacacccttgcaaggttataatcaattcgaattgccgcgctctcggttatgagcacgctCTTTATCCCATGAACTACTCATAGATTTTCGATTGTGATGGGAATGGTTCATGTTATAGTTATGATCAGTTGTAGAttatattactctcttaatcaactaaaagtgtttggggttgggcaagattaattaattctgataggtgatagtgtagagagctaatgcttatgtaataattaattaaccttaaagcttttacttgagctaTTGCATAATCCTTGTTTttgtaatcgcgtaagtcttgcgagtaccttttgtactcaggttgctttctaaacctagttgcaggtgagccggaagtggtgttcggccacttctaccccgctgatccgaacgcgggggaagagtaggtcgtggtggtTGTAATGATGTCCTTAAGCAATgcgtcattactttagtaagtctttatcgtaatcgagttTCGGGAGAGcttgtaaatgcaataaactttatgtttctgcttaatatgactttcgtgagcccaagacttgtaagtgaagcttgaaacccacctatattgatCTTGTAATGTTAAGTTGTGAACTCTGTTaatataaaactgctctttgtggattattagtgatgtattcgattgtaaatagtatgtgtatatgctgatcctgggcgtatgttggagcacataccgggactaccggatttgatattattttggatgaatgacgtgtcggttattcgtgtctctagatgtgggataacacgtggtaTGCTCTCTGGCAAGCAcatgttaactctcatctggatgataatgactgacgatttatttaaaatagtatcaaattggacgGTTCTCACACTTTTAGACTCGGCGCAGTCAGACTCTCGCCTATCggataaaaaaaaaaggttgtgaCGTGCTTCACAACTATAGCCTATAGGTAATTTAGAGCGTGATAGATCATAATATGAAGTAAAATCATCCGGTGTCAGATCATTATACGATTTATTTGATCGGCTATATTCTGAAAATGTATAGCGTCTTAAATTTGGTTCATGTATCCCCCTGCTGAGACCGACAGTTAAAATCATCAGGAATAATTACCCCGATCCAGGGCCGGATTTAAGCTGTGCTTTTTATTTATCCATTCAAAAGATTATAAGTTGATTTTTAGCACTCCCTCAACTATAAACACAGACAAATTGCCCGCCCCAACTGTTGATGCGCACAATATGTTTCGAGTAGTTTCACCTCTCCATAATCGATGTTTTATTTTCAAATTCATGTCAAGTTGttcaaaaaattttatatttcGAGTAGTGAAAGTCTAGTAGGCAAACTCACCATCGCTGGATGTGGTCCCATTCACCGACCCGGGTTTTTGCTAGTGTCGCCGCGTCCGCGTGGCCTCCACGCGCGGCTGACAGCGACGGCGGCTGCCACCACCCCCGTCGACCGCCGTGgccccaccagcgccgccgcggcctcccacCTTTTGACGGTTTGACcacgcctccccctccccctctccgcCCCCTCTCCTCCGAGTGACCGTACGCCGTGCCCCGCCAATCGCCGAAACCCTAGGGGGGCGCCACCGATCGCCGGCAtggacggcgccgcggcggcggccgcggagctgcGCGAGGCCCACCGCCTGGCGGGCCACGCCGACCGCGTGTGGGCGCTCGCCTGgaaccccgccggcgccggccccgtCCTCGCCTCCTGCGGCGGCGACAAGACCGTGCGGATCTGGAAGCGCGCCCCCGACGGCGCCTGGCGCTGCTCGGTAAGCCGCcaagcccctcctcctcctcccccggtAGCTTCGATTTCTCGCGTAGGAGCTGGCTGAGGGGTTGGCGCGACGCCGATTAGCTTCGCTCGATTGACCGATTCCGCCGGCTTTGGTTGGGTTTCCCTTCCCGTCAGGACGTGCTGGAGGACACGCACAACCGCACGGTGAGGTCCTGCGCCTGGTCCCCCGACGGGAGGCTGCTGGCCACCGCGAGCTTCGACGCCACCACCGCCGTGTGGGAGTACAACGGCGCGGACTTCGAGTGCGTCGCCACTCTGGAGGTGAGTTCGCTGGGCTTGAGGATCGTGGCTGGGCGGCCCCGccaccgcctgctgctgctgctgctgctgctgctgctgctgtgttcGTGCGGACGCTGACTCTGCCGCCGCGGGTGCGCAGGGGCACGAGAACGAGGTGAAGAGCGTGTCGTGGAGCCCGTCTGGTTTGCTGCTCGCGACGTGCAGCCGGGACAAGATGGCGTGGATATGGGAGGTGCAGCCGGGGAACGAGTACGAGTGCGTGTCGGTGCTGCCGGGGCACACGCAAGACGTCAAGATGGTGCAGTGGCACCCTTTGCTCGATATTCTGGTCTCTGTCAGCTATGATAATACAATCAGGGTAAGAACTTTGTCCGACTGAACAAACGCGTTTGTTATGTGATTGCGTTAGCTTGTCCTGTGTATTGTGATTGCCGTCTTCTCTTTCCTAGTCGCATTGCTATTTTGGGATGCTATGTAACTCAGGAGCCTATTTATTCACCTGCTATTAAAATTGTTTGATATGGCAGCTCGTATGATGCAGGTCTGGGCTGATGACGGTGATGACGAGTGGCACTGTGTACAGACGTTAACTGAAGACAATAACTGGTAAGGAGCTGTTTGGTATAATTGCTCTTTTTGTCGCCTTGTTTATTACTTTATACATCACATCCTAACCATTAATGAACTAAATTTCAGCTTCGTTTGCCTG
This window contains:
- the LOC120666451 gene encoding protein CIA1-like isoform X1, with translation MDGAAAAAAELREAHRLAGHADRVWALAWNPAGAGPVLASCGGDKTVRIWKRAPDGAWRCSDVLEDTHNRTVRSCAWSPDGRLLATASFDATTAVWEYNGADFECVATLEGHENEVKSVSWSPSGLLLATCSRDKMAWIWEVQPGNEYECVSVLPGHTQDVKMVQWHPLLDILVSVSYDNTIRVWADDGDDEWHCVQTLTEDNNCGHSSTVWAVSFNQKGDRMVTCSDDRTLKIWDTSADLSQPKTGEGHESWRHLSTLTGYHDRTIFSAHWSSEDIIASGAGDDAICLFAEEKSSMVEGPSYKLILKKEKAHDMDINCVRWCPQDPRLLASASDDGTVKLWEPRGSVLD
- the LOC120666451 gene encoding protein CIA1-like isoform X2; amino-acid sequence: MDGAAAAAAELREAHRLAGHADRVWALAWNPAGAGPVLASCGGDKTVRIWKRAPDGAWRCSDVLEDTHNRTVRSCAWSPDGRLLATASFDATTAVWEYNGADFECVATLEGHENEVKSVSWSPSGLLLATCSRDKMAWIWEVQPGNEYECVSVLPGHTQDVKMVQWHPLLDILVSVSYDNTIRVWADDGDDEWHCVQTLTEDNNCGHSSTVWAVSFNQKGDRMVTCSDDRTLKIWDTSADLSQPKTGEGHESWRHLSTLTGYHDRTIFSAHWSSEDIIASGAGDDAICLFAEEKSSMVILPSHICFFHDFSPYVLCLAGLIKFVFTKIHHSSHNLFKLSW